Proteins from a single region of Corylus avellana chromosome ca11, CavTom2PMs-1.0:
- the LOC132165098 gene encoding leucine-rich repeat protein 1-like, producing MVALVDIDLSSNKLEGLIPKTFGNMVTLVDLDLSRNKLEGLIPKNFGNLIALVYIDLSFNNLDRVMPQALKNLHKLQVLDLSDNNLSGETRLGSPISIRCHQIEVLTRLGSPISIGYHQIEVLGVGASFTSVA from the exons ATGGTAGCCCTCGTTGATATTGACCTCTCGAGTAACAAGTTAGAAGGTCTTATTCCAAAAACCTTTGGGAATATGGTAACCCTTGTTGATCTTGACCTCTCTCGTAACAAGTTAGAAGGTcttattccaaaaaatttcGGGAATTTGATAGCCCTTGTTTATATTGACCTCTCTTTCAACAACCTTGACAGGGTTATGCCACAAGCTTTGAAGAATCTTCACAAGTTGCAAGTATTAGACTTGTCAGACAATAATTTAAGTGGAGAG ACAAGATTGGGTTCCCCCATTTCAATTCGATGCCATCAAATTGAGGTCCTGACAAGATTGGGTTCCCCCATTTCAATTGGATACCATCAAATTGAGGTCCTGGGAGTTGGGGCCAGCTTTACCTCAGTGGcttga
- the LOC132165099 gene encoding receptor-like protein EIX2, giving the protein MRGQFAESLLLLCLLCAATTLCLGLNKLNSQVRCIENERQASLKFKQDLQDDYSLLSSWGSHEEDCCKWKGIEYSNQTGHVVTLDLQSSKGALETFEFLSDMSLVNLSKAINWMDKLNKLPSLLHLSLSDCELSMSVLPVLSNANSSSPLSFLSLFGNNLNSSVCPWLYRYTNSLVVLDISGNNLEGLIPKNFGNMVALVCLDLS; this is encoded by the exons ATGAGAGGCCAGTTTGCTGAATCTTTGCTTCTACTTTGCCTCCTATGTGCAGCAACCACACTTTGTTTGGGTTTGAATAAGCTTAATTCACAAGTCAGATGCATAGAGAATGAAAGACAAGCATCCCTCAAATTCAAACAGGACCTTCAAGATGATTACAGTCTGCTGTCTTCTTGGGGCAGTCATGAGGAAGATTGTTGCAAATGGAAAGGAATTGAATACAGCAACCAAACAGGTCATGTTGTCACGCTTGATCTCCAGTCATCAAAGGGGGCCTTGGAAACATTTGAATTTCTATCAG ACATGAGTTTAGTGAACCTGAGCAAGGCTATTAATTGGATGGATAAGCTGAACAAGCTCCCTTCTTTATTACACTTAAGTCTAAGTGATTGTGAACTCTCCATGTCGGTTCTTCCTGTGCTTTCCAATGCTAATTCTTCTTCACCACTTTCATTCCTTAGTCTCTTTGGGAATAATCTCAACTCCTCAGTATGCCCTTGGCTATACAGATACACCAATAGTCTTGTTGTTCTTGACATCTCTGGTAACAACTTAGAAGGTcttattccaaaaaattttgggaatatGGTAGCCCTTGTTTGTCTTGACCTCTCTTAA